A genome region from Cucurbita pepo subsp. pepo cultivar mu-cu-16 chromosome LG02, ASM280686v2, whole genome shotgun sequence includes the following:
- the LOC111789433 gene encoding DNA damage-repair/toleration protein DRT100-like: MLFRILPVVFFLFAVVDACSPSDRAALLAFKAALKEPYLGIFNSWTGDSCCGGWYGVSCDPDTLKVTDISLRGESEDPIFEKAGRTGYMTGSISPEICKLDSLTILIVADWKGISGEIPKCLTKLSHLRVLDLVGNKISGEIPKDIGNLNKLTVLNIADNAISGTIPASIVNIGSLKHLDLRNNQITGEIPSDFGKLGMLSRALLGRNQITGAIPSSVTKMYRLADLDLSMNGISGIIPENIGNMPVLSTLNLDSNRISGQIPPTLISNGGLGILNLSRNALEGHIPDVFCTDSYFMALDLSFNALKGPIPNSLSSAKYVGHLDLSHNHLCGSIPIGSPFDHLEASSFTNNDCLCGNPLRTC; the protein is encoded by the coding sequence ATGTTGTTCAGAATCTTACCTGTTGTCTTCTTTCTCTTCGCCGTCGTCGACGCTTGCTCGCCGTCGGACCGAGCGGCATTGCTCGCTTTCAAGGCGGCGTTGAAGGAGCCGTACTTAGGAATCTTCAATTCATGGACTGGAGATTCCTGCTGCGGTGGATGGTACGGCGTCAGCTGTGATCCTGATACTCTCAAGGTCACTGACATAAGCCTTCGCGGCGAGTCTGAGGATCCGATCTTCGAGAAGGCCGGCCGGACTGGCTACATGACTGGTTCGATTTCGCCGGAGATTTGCAAGCTCGATAGCCTCACTATCCTTATCGTTGCCGATTGGAAAGGAATCTCCGGTGAGATTCCGAAGTGCTTGACGAAACTCAGCCATCTCCGCGTTCTTGACCTCGTTGGAAATAAAATCAGCGGGGAAATTCCTAAAGATATCGGAAACCTAAATAAACTCACCGTGCTTAACATAGCCGACAATGCGATTTCCGGTACTATACCTGCATCTATCGTTAACATTGGCAGTTTAAAGCATCTGGATCTCCGAAACAATCAAATCACCGGCGAAATTCCGTCCGATTTCGGGAAATTAGGCATGCTGAGCCGAGCGCTCCTCGGCCGCAACCAAATTACCGGAGCGATTCCGTCTTCGGTTACGAAAATGTACCGCCTCGCGGATTTAGATTTGTCGATGAACGGAATCTCCGGCATCATTCCGGAGAACATCGGCAACATGCCGGTTCTCTCAACGCTGAATCTGGACAGCAACAGAATCTCCGGCCAAATACCTCCAACTCTGATCAGCAATGGCGGGCTAGGGATTCTGAATCTGAGCCGAAACGCTCTGGAAGGCCACATTCCCGACGTTTTTTGCACCGATTCGTACTTCATGGCTCTCGACTTGTCGTTCAATGCTCTCAAAGGTCCGATACCAAATTCATTGTCGTCAGCCAAATACGTCGGCCATTTGGATCTCAGCCATAACCATCTTTGCGGGTCGATACCCATCGGGTCGCCCTTCGACCACCTCGAAGCGTCGTCGTTTACAAACAATGATTGCCTTTGTGGGAACCCGTTAAGGACCTGTTGA